One window from the genome of Thermoanaerobacterales bacterium encodes:
- a CDS encoding cyclic lactone autoinducer peptide, giving the protein MRRIKYLILTGLTAALVLVAQVSAASACAWAHYQPEVPNKLAKY; this is encoded by the coding sequence GTGCGGCGGATCAAGTACCTGATTCTCACCGGGCTAACTGCGGCGCTGGTCCTGGTGGCCCAGGTGAGCGCGGCCTCGGCCTGTGCGTGGGCTCATTATCAGCCCGAGGTTCCGAACAAACTCGCAAAGTACTAG